One Cydia splendana chromosome 21, ilCydSple1.2, whole genome shotgun sequence genomic region harbors:
- the LOC134801139 gene encoding uncharacterized protein LOC134801139 produces the protein MSSKHVEDNHKEWLDKILSQSGLVCTRSSSHSALVSAETLVHEEQAYPEEEEESSKEATSIEESPKDVVEESIEEESATFPSPSLRRLLPDKIRKIEEHNRIHVLPKEFKTNIDPALIPKIVPQVKYIDIIASLVGCTEYKSSLAEFWFLDTLANLLRRAQEDLLPRTTQAVLMLWFCEWMKEIQNFDAANRKRMLRRFKDNMLSAARFIAEVPRLPTPSEAGVYYKALEVDKERNSKDTRAKKALDVEEDMHVVTFEECAYECAMRDLVTIMHYIFDLFSTDYQFDLVRSIFTFTPEYNLIDVPHHLNTPKRLFVPLKPKKEKPAKKEKEAKKDKGKKKEGVVETQEYLAFMELKAQIEREAEDQETKDAESWNKRNSILPLTFAGTDELFDKYWAPPPPEPEPEPETIKPEKGKKKK, from the exons ATGTCATCCAAGCACGTGGAGGACAACCATAAGGAATGGCTGGACAAGATCCTCTCGCAGAGCGGTCTGGTCTGCACCAGGTCCTCATCACACTCTGCTTTGGTTTCGGCTGAGACTCTTGTACACGAAGAACAAG CTTAccctgaagaagaagaagaaagtagCAAAGAAGCCACATCAATCGAAGAATCACCAAAAGATGTCGTTGAAGAATCCATAGAAGAGGAAAGCGCTACCTTCCCCTCTCCTTCTCTCCGCCGCCTTCTGCCTGATAAAATACGAAAAATTGAGGAACATAACAGAATTCACGTTTTGCCGAAAGAGTTTAAGACTAACATAGATCCGGCGTTAATACCTAAGATTGTCCCACAAGTGAA GTATATAGATATAATAGCAAGTCTGGTGGGTTGCACGGAGTATAAGAGTAGTTTGGCCGAGTTCTGGTTTCTGGACACGTTGGCCAACCTGTTGAGGAGGGCGCAGGAGGATCTGCTTCCTAGAA CCACTCAGGCGGTCCTGATGCTGTGGTTCTGTGAGTGGATGAAAGAGATTCAGAACTTCGACGCGGCGAACCGGAAACGTATGCTGAGACGATTCAAG GACAACATGCTGTCAGCAGCCCGTTTTATCGCCGAAGTCCCCCGCCTGCCCACCCCCTCGGAGGCCGGGGTCTACTATAAAGCCCTAGAGGTAGACAAAGAGAGAAACTCTAAGGATACACGCGCGAAGAAGGCGCTAGATGTTGAGGAGGATATGCATGTGGTGACGTTTGAGGAGTGCGCGTATGAGTGCGCCATGAGGGATCTGGTTACGATCATGCATTATATCTTTGATTT ATTCAGTACCGACTACCAGTTCGACCTAGTCCGTTCCATCTTCACCTTCACCCCCGAATACAATCTCATCGACGTTCCCCACCATCTGAACACCCCGAAGCGGCTGTTCGTGCCCTTGAAACCCAAGAAGGAGAAGCCTGCTAAGAAAGAGAAAGAGGCTAAGAAAGACAAGGGGAAGAAGAAGGAGGGCGTCGTGGAAACGCAGGAGTATTTGGCGTTTATGGAG CTAAAAGCTCAGATCGAGCGCGAGGCGGAAGACCAAGAGACCAAGGATGCAGAATCCTGGAACAAGCGGAACAGCATCCTGCCGCTAACCTTCGCGGGCACCGACGAGCTGTTCGACAAGTACtgggcgccgccgccgccggagCCCGAGCCGGAGCCCGAGACTATTAAGCCAGAAAAAGGGAAAAAGAAAAAATAG